The nucleotide window TTAATATTACAAAGGGCTTTTTGTATCCAGAGAAAAAATCCTGCAAAAATTGGattacaatgaataaaaaaggagGGAGTCATTAGGACACACTGTATTTGAAATGCTGATATCTTGGTGTGATGATGGCATCTGCTTCTTAGTTTGTCCAGAAGATGGAGCCATTTCTGATCATGTGTTGTGTTGATTAAAAGCGCCGCCTATTCCTTCTGACGAGCAGAACAGTGACTACTGCGTGGCAGGCGCATGTGGTCATGTGACGTGTCTGACTTCAGCATTCTTTCTGCAGGTCCAGCTTCATGGCCCATACAGTCCTTACAAGATCAACTTCTACAGTTTGGGTCGCAAGACCTTGGACAAGTAAGCAATTGCTTCCATAACGGCCAAATGAACCATCCGGTCATGAATGATCTCTTTGCGTCTGCGTCTCCTCCCGCAGGAAGGTGTGCGTGGACAAATTAAGCATCAACTCCGTGATCCTTAATGAAAACCCTCAAAACAAACACCAGAGGATGCTGGTGGCCGGGAGTGTGTCAGTCAACTCAACAGGTACCATACCTCGCGTCTCCTCGTAAATACACTGTCTACTTGGTGGTGTCAAACTGAACTTTATATTGATAGCGACTTGGTACAGTAGTCTACGCTCAGTCATGCTCAGAGCGCTAACAAATGTAGCCTTTTCTAGTTTTGCACATAGAACTAGAAAGACAGAGCGGACTAAGATCACACTTAATATCTGGAGCAAAATACAGTCCGCTTTTGGGCTTTCCAAGTTCGCTTCATTATTAACGGGCATTGGATCCATGAAGGCCTTCGCACCTAAACAATCTTAACACAGGCTTTAGAAAGTGGTCAGATATGGGACTGATTTATCTCTACCAGCTATTTAATGAGGACGACCTCAAGATATTTGAGGAGCTGAAAAGATTTCGATCCCACTAAAAGATTTCTTCCGATATCCACAATTGAGAACTTTTTTAACAACACACAGAGATTGGAGAAGGTTTCTGAATAGTTTGTAAACATACATTATACACTACCCTCTTTGAAAAGCTTATGTGGCACCTACAATACTAGATTCAGGAGTGgacgtccatccatccatcttcaaagcagCTTATCCGAGAGGCTGGGGACAcccttatggcgcgtttccaccgagtggTATGGtgcgggtcgggtcggtacgggtcaggtctgttaaccatgatttggcgagcgtttccaccgccaacagtacccttacttgataggcgtggtgtattttagaaagtagtgataacgcaAATGatgacactctttcaaccaatcaccgttctgcagtgagtctagctccaccctttagtaccaaacaactgtgccaggtaccccaacggaagggtacccaaaaagtggtacgggatggttcggatttttggtactattctcaacttttggcagtggagacacaaataaaagggtaccgacccgtaccgtaccgtaccgcCCGGTGGAAACGAGCCATTATTGGTCACCAGACAATCACGGGGCTGACCGAAAGACTAACAACTATTCATACTCACGTtaacacacctacgggcaatttagagtccccaatcaacctgatccccagagcacgtcttcGGACtgcgggaggaagccggagtacccggagagaacccacgcagacacggggagaacatgcagactccacacaggaaGGCCGCTGGGTCGAGTCGGACCCAAAACCCGGGAGTGGGAGTGGACAAACTATTCATCCcttgatttgatttaatttaatttatccTTTTCTCTTGGAATGAATCTCTCGTTCTTTCTGTGCATTGTAAACAGCACCTGAATATCATGTGTACCTGTAAGActacatatattttaaaaacgGACAACAAAAGTGAAAAAGGCATGTTAtggaatttaaaaacaaaataaaaatgaagtttaaaaaaataactttatgAATGTGTTGCAGGGACACGTATTCAGCTGAACGATACAACCTACATGCCAGACATCCCTGGACTGCCTGCGCTCCTGACGATGCTCTTCACCCCCGTCATGGAGTTACGGTAATTCAGACTTGTAACCACACACCATAAAAGCATGATCCAAATTCCACTGTTATTATTTCCCCACACTTTATGCAGCACTGATGAAGAGAGGACCTGCTACACCGGCGCCCTGTGTGGCCTCGGCTGGAACAGTGAAACACAGCAGGCCGTCCTACCAGAGCACAATATCGAGCTCAGCTTTGACGTCAAAGTCGATGTAGAAGACATCACAGAGGTAACTGCTGTGTTGAGACAGCACCCCTGGAGCTGTTGGGTGGTGATTTGTAGTGCGTCTCCTCAAAAGGTGACCTATTCTCAAATAGCGAGGCCTGCTGCACTTCCCCCTCCCTATGGCAATGTTTTGTCTATTACTTTATGGAAGTAGTGATAATTGTCATTGAAGATTTCTTCTCGTCTGGTGTTTGGTTCTTGGCATCATTTCGAAAGCTAATGATGCATATCTAACAAACTGTATGATAGCAGCATTAAACACCATATTAAATGCCACCAATATTCTATGGTGCATTGATGCCTACATGATGGTGACGCCTTCTCTTTTGTGTATTACTCAtaagttgtgtgttttatttctaaagATAAATGCCTTGCGAGTGGCTATAAACACCCTGGCGTGTGAAGGGCCCGGTGGGACCCTGCACCTGGGTCCCGACAGGATAAGCGCACTGCAGGAGGACTGCAGGGAACGCCTCATAAGGTGTCACTTACATTCCCACACAGAAAACAGTGATAAGTTCCATCAACGTGTATGGATTTTCTGATCGGTTTATATGATGTAATGCAGGCTTTTTACTAAGTCGCCGCCAAGGGAAGCTGTCACTCCAGTGTACTACAAGAAAAGTGATGAATGGAACCAGGTATGatcaataattatttttttaatttgatcattAGCATTGACCGTgcatgtttttaaaagtgtttttatgtATTGAACGAGCAGGTGGATCCAGCTTTGAGGATGGATATTGCAGAGCCTGGTGGAGGAAGGGCCAGAGGTGTTTTCTTCCAGCTGCACCCAATCACACTTCTCAACATCtaaaaacagctggaaacagtTGTACTTTTTGATTTGGAATAGATCATGTTCTGATAGGTCTTAAGGCTtcactttgtttttatgttcagAGTATTTAGGTTCACATGGGTCTGTAGCTCAACAGTTGCCAAGTGCAAAATCCTTAATTCTTGCTTTGACTGCATCTACAACTGGTGTAATTATTCCGTTGGAATATGTTTCTGCAAATAAGAAATGTAAAAGTTCATTCTGTATAGCTCTTTGTAACCGCAGGCTATTAAAAATAGTTCTTTGCATCAGATGAGGCTGGTCAGTCTTCATTCAAACAGTCTCATTGTGACCCAAATATACTTCCACAttgtgtgtgagcacacacactAAACTACTACTCAATGAGTGTAGTGCGTCTGTGCCATAATTCATTGGCTTGTATTTTTAGCTCATCATTCCAGGTCTCCCCTTCGAAGTGTTAACTTtcgtgtcacacacacacacacatatcttcACTCCTTTTGAAGTCATCTCATTAATTTGAACTAATCAGTAAAGTGGCTGAAGAGATGTTATACATCAAGGTACATttattgttcttgttcttgtaaTTAAATACATGGTGTAAGTGCAAATAGTTAAAGAGACCATGGTCTAAAGAACTACAGAGTATAGCTGAACATAGTACAAAGTTGGACAGTTATTCAAACAAGCTAAATATCACAAGATACTTCTTGTCTTCATAGTAGTTGTACAACAGTACCTCAAACATGAGCATGTGTATTTTTCCTTATGGTTATACAAAAGCAAAAACCCTACAATTACCACATCTAAGACgcatattattaaattatattgtGCTTTGAAACACCCAAAGGAAATCATTTTtgctatttatatatatagacatatactGAGAGAAGCCCTGTCGGCTGACTCGGAAACATGAAGCAGTATTTAACATTGGCAGCAGGGCACGTCTGTGGGCATTTAGCTTTTTCTGTGCCGAACCATACGGTTTGTGGTAAGCACTGCAAAGCAGAGATGTAGCGTGATTTAAGAACTGCACAAAAGATCAAATATTTACCCAAGGCTCGACTTCATGCACTTTTAATAAtaagcaacacaaaaaaaagtcagttttcttcttttgttttctagtcGTGTACTTGTCTACCTAGAAACAGGATTATGTATGTGCGACTGTGTTAGTGTTTGGACTGCTATACACAGGGTGGAGGTTTCTCCTGTGGATGCTTTTGGAGAAGACCCAAGATGACGCAGCACGATGCCCCACGGATGACGACCAGGCTCTTCAACGGTTTATCGCGCTGCTCCAACTGAGCTGGGCTGTCATCTTCCTCGGCGAGACGCACTCCTctactcctccttcctctttgccCCGGGGATCTTTGCCTGGATCCTGTTCGAAGTAAACGGTATTTATTCAAGcagaggttgttgtttttttgtttagtaTAGCCCGAAATGACCAATTCTCCTAAGAGGGCTTTACAGCTGTGCTTCTTGTACTTTATTTCAAACCTAATGGTTATGTTGCTATTGTTTGTATCCCACAAGGGGACCTTTGACCCTAAACCGTCTGAATGGCAAACACTCACTTCCCCACCACAGAGTTGACATGGGTCCGTATTAGTCCCACGTACTGATCGATCTGTGCctggaaagaaaagcaaagtgAGGGGTGTGAATCCCAGACGGTGTTTTGCAAACTCGACTCATTGCGATGCTCAAATTCCCACCTGATGTTTCTCGTAGACCACGGGCATGCTGAACATGGACACCACGGCTGTAGAAGCACGGAGAGAGCAACAATTAATTCTGACACCAGCGCACCGTAACGACCGCCGCTTATCTAAGGTAAACTGGAAAAGTAAACCGAAAACGCACACGTTGGACAAGTGAAGTAAATATGTCCAACTAATGACTTTTTAAGGACATGCTGTACTCCTCTCGAGTATATATGATGCAATATGCCTTCGTTATATGTCTTCTGACTACGAAAAAGTCcaagcgtgcgtgtgtgcgtttggtgAGCGAGCCAACAACAGCGCTCAGAAGTTGGTTCAGTGCAGCGCGCCGTGAGTCGGGGCGACCTCACCTAGGATGAGCAGTGTCAGGCCGTTGAAGAGCGCGCCCACGTAGGTCAGCAGCCACATCAACACGGCGAACTGAAACACACAGACGtgacatgttttaattttttgtaACCCGCATGTCCCACAGCACTACACCTGAAGGTGGTGCAGTTTGGGGCTTACTCATAGATATTGTCATCCCGTGCTAGGGAtgctaaaagagaaaaagggaagcGAAGTGTGAGGCAAACCTTCAAGGAGTCGATCAGGTCTTGTACGAGGAACAGCCTGCGGAGCTCCTTCATACAGGTGTTGGTGTACAGCAGGATTTTGTCGGCATATTTACTGATCTGGTCCTGGGATAGAGCGATTTCCACCTCCAAGTAGGCCCTGGcgacagaaacacagacacgttCGGTCAGCTAAAGCTGCGGACCCTTTCACAGATATCGAACAAGGTTTTGTTTGACTCACTTGAAAGGGTGTCCCTCGTCGGTCTTCTGCACAGCCTGCAGCACAGACTTGTAGATCCGGAAGCTGATGCTGGCAGAGAGGGCCGCCAGGGCCAAGTAGGCGCCGACGCTGACCACGCTGAACTGGGTCAGCGAGAAGAGAAGCAGGAGCACGCTGCTGAACACGGCCCCGGACTGCTTCACGTTCCTCCAGTAGAGCAGGTCAATGGCTGGAAGGGAAGGACGAAGCGAGGACAAACTGGGTTAGGACCGAACAGGCAGCGGGACGCTGAACGCTCTCGCCGGTACAGGCGGGCGCAGACGTATCCGTTTCAAAGCGAGTCGGACTGCTgaattacacacacgcacacgcaccacACATTTGGGTCAACTATCTGGAAGCTGTTCACAACCCGATGTCCTCAGAGAGCCTCCGTTGTCACGTGATCCTGATTCTAACCCAGCTTTTCCTTTCGGTTCCACTTGGCTGTGGAGCTCTAAGGCGGCGTCAAGATGTCTGAGGGATGATTTGCCAGTTCGGTGTCTTCActcatatatataaatagccCAACCTTTGTAGAAGATAATGCCCGGCCTGCACTCGCCTCACCAGTGTCTCAGGCTACGTTGTGACAGCCCGGACCTGTGCGCATTCGTCGTTTATATGACGTGTCCTTATGGTCAGAGGCACCTGGTCCCTTCTCATacgtatacaaacacacatgcggAGGGAACGGTCTCACACACCTGCACTGGCTGCTCACAGAGCAGAATTAATGATTGACCTGCAGTACAGCTCAGCGAAGCCAGCGGCAGAAATAAAAGCGCTATCAGCGGTTCACAGATAACGGTTCAATGTGACCTGGACAGACGAGCAGATTTGTGGTCAGCGAGGAGGGACAACGATGCTTCAATGAAGTCCCTTTTTTTAATGCGGTGCAGCGTCATGATTGGCCTGAAACGCGTCCGCCATACAGGGATAAAAGgggcctcaccccccccccttcttcggGCACCGGGGCCTGTAATAGAAAGCCACTAGCAGAGATGAGCGCGAGAAGTGATAACTGAGGATTAGCCCAGTGTACCATTACAGCCGACACGGTCCTCCTCCGGCAGTCGGAAACACAGACATGTTTCCATGAGAACTGTCAGCTGCTCGTTTCACCCCTGCTCAGCCAGCCGCCTCGACCACCGCGGTGCTGCCGGGGTGGGCCGTGCATCGGTTTGGTACGAACCCCTGGGTATCCTTCACGTCACATTAAGCACCACCGGTATGCTAATGCACACCTTTGTGTCTGGGCAGAAGAGAGAAGCGTGGCCCAGGTCTCTTGGGTGTCTTACTTCTTTCTGAACTGAACGCCCGCCTGCTCTAATTTTAGATGTGGGGCCGTGAGCAGCATAGTGATGACGGCCATCTTTACTCTAAAAGGCATCTATGGATGCCAAAAAGGCAACCTGGGTGACGGAAGAACGGCCGGAAACAATCCCAGCTTCCCACGCACACCAACCTTCCAGTACGGTGAAGCCACATACATATTAGTTTTCTTCTCACAAAACCAATAGTGACTTACTgtacccccccactcccccctcccaccatcaAATCAAAGACACTACTCAGTCACAAACCGTGAGAACAGGACCCACGCGCTCTGGCTGCCGTATGTACACCTCTGACCAGCTGTCCCGTGTTGGATGTTGACATACAAACCACACAGGTAGCACACGCAGCAGCtgttaaacacacagacatccaCAACAGGCGACTCTGTCATCGACAGCGACTGGGCCTCGTGATGCGCCCACAGCACCCGGACTGAAAAAGCTTTAGCTAGTGCAGCAGAAGCGGGTACTGACCTGCGGGTCCCATGGCTGAACAGGGAAAGAGGCAGCTGCTTTATCCACGGACAAAAGGAgagcactgagggggggggagagcccCAACCCCGTGCACAGGAGGGGCGGGGCCACAGCCACACCAGCAAATCAGCATTTGGCtgtgcgggaggggggggggactgggagggggagggggggcgagtgagAGAGGGCGGGAGGAGGGGTGTCCATGGGGTGCGGTTGCCGAAGAATCACATTGCaattcgacacacacacactaaaacacacacagacattctctctctctctctctctctctctctctctctcgctctctcgctctcgctctctctctccatgtgaGTTCTTTCATTCGCAGGCTTTTTAAATGCTGCCCAGCTGACATGTGACAGGCTGCCAAGCAGCGGCTAAAATACAGAGCTGTGTCAAAAAGAATTGAATCAGTCATTTTTTAATGTGCATCATGTGACTTAATTAGCTTTAAGTCATTAGATAAGACGACTAGCGTAGCATTGCATGCTATCAAACCGCATACTGTAGCCATACCCAACTCCCCCCATTAAAACGCTTCTGTGGAAAAGGTTTTATTGAGCACCTGCCTGATGCAGTTGCCATAGTTACCATGCTCCATTTTCTCTCCACCACtcacagagatggagagaggaaggaagggaggggccGAAATtggaagagagagcgagagatggaGGTTAGAGCTGCCCTGGGAATCTGAATCTGGGGAATCAGCATCACATGATGCGTCTCCACAGCCAGACACATGAAGACAGCCTCTTCCTTTATGGCGGAGCACAAAGGGACAATGGCAGGTTCTACAcaaagacctgagacttgaGAAAGACGGTGTTTATAAAAGGCTTAAAGATTGACTTGATTACAACGTGACTTAAATTGGGAAAGATATGAATTGCTAACTGACCAATTGGAAGAATAAAAATGCGGATTTATTTCTGGTGTGACTTGTTTAAAGTAGATGACGGATTGAGTGACAATTCAATTGTTAACGTTTGATTAAAACTTGATAATCATATTAAGGCGTACACCGAAAATAAAAATCCAGTCAGAGTGACTGTAGCAACAACTGAATCGCACGAATGAAATGTGAGACACGTCATAGTGAACCAGAGAAGTAAAAATGAGCTTTGTTTGCTGACGTGATCCTTGCCTCTGACATTAAACACATACACTGTGCAAAAACCAAAGCGAATGATTAACACAATTGACAATAGTACGATTTCCCCGCCCCCTTTTCTGTAGTCAAACTAGTTTAGCATGACCTCATTTACTCACTAAAGACGTCCTCATGGCCTCAAATGAGCCATCCGATGGAAAACATCTCAAGAGTCTCAACCCGGTGATGACCAGTTTGGATTTGGGCGTgacatgttgaaaaaaaaattctaatcaGAGAGATGGTTCTTTTTATATAAGAATGAGTCACTATCTCAAGCAGATTGAGCTAACTCGTCGAGacacagaacacaaacacagtttgTCCAACAGGaataggaaaataaataaaacgggCGAGTTcaccaaaacatttgaaaaccaAAACGGCCTTAAAAAGTGTTGCCTATCCCTAACCAGCtttagtg belongs to Gasterosteus aculeatus chromosome 15, fGasAcu3.hap1.1, whole genome shotgun sequence and includes:
- the rtn1a gene encoding reticulon-1a isoform X2 — translated: MQATADVTKKECSWSGWKGQAIDLLYWRNVKQSGAVFSSVLLLLFSLTQFSVVSVGAYLALAALSASISFRIYKSVLQAVQKTDEGHPFKAYLEVEIALSQDQISKYADKILLYTNTCMKELRRLFLVQDLIDSLKFAVLMWLLTYVGALFNGLTLLILAVVSMFSMPVVYEKHQAQIDQYVGLIRTHVNSVVGKIQAKIPGAKRKEE
- the rtn1a gene encoding reticulon-1a isoform X3, which translates into the protein MGPAAIDLLYWRNVKQSGAVFSSVLLLLFSLTQFSVVSVGAYLALAALSASISFRIYKSVLQAVQKTDEGHPFKAYLEVEIALSQDQISKYADKILLYTNTCMKELRRLFLVQDLIDSLKFAVLMWLLTYVGALFNGLTLLILAVVSMFSMPVVYEKHQAQIDQYVGLIRTHVNSVVGKIQAKIPGAKRKEE
- the rtn1a gene encoding reticulon-1a isoform X4; its protein translation is MCAIDLLYWRNVKQSGAVFSSVLLLLFSLTQFSVVSVGAYLALAALSASISFRIYKSVLQAVQKTDEGHPFKAYLEVEIALSQDQISKYADKILLYTNTCMKELRRLFLVQDLIDSLKFAVLMWLLTYVGALFNGLTLLILAVVSMFSMPVVYEKHQAQIDQYVGLIRTHVNSVVGKIQAKIPGAKRKEE